In Elephas maximus indicus isolate mEleMax1 chromosome 7, mEleMax1 primary haplotype, whole genome shotgun sequence, the following proteins share a genomic window:
- the LOC126079872 gene encoding olfactory receptor 1052-like, whose amino-acid sequence MAKENLTVVTEFILLGLTDQAVLKIVLFGLFLVIYAVTLVGNLGMIFLIHVTPKLHTPMYFFLSCLSFVDACYSSVIAPKMLINFLVVRETISFSACIVQHLFFGVFITTEGFLLSVMAYDRHVAIANPLLYTTAMSKRKCVGLVTGSCIGGMINSLTHTISLGRLSFCGPNIVSHFFCDVPPLLKLSCSDTSMNELLLLIFSGVIAMATFLIVIISYIFILVAILRIHSASGRRKAFSTCASHLTAVTIFYGTLGFNYIQPSSQYSAEQEKIVSVFYTLVIPMLNPLIYSLRNKEVKDAVKRVIEMKYCPC is encoded by the coding sequence atggcTAAAGAGAATTTGACAGTTGTTACTGAATTTATTCTTTTAGGACTGACAGATCAGGCTGTATTGAAAATTGTGCTTTTTGGGTTGTTCCTGGTGATTTATGCCGTTACCTTGGTGGGGAACCTGGGCATGATCTTCTTAATCCACGTCACTCCCAAGCTCCACACgcccatgtattttttcctcagctGCCTTTCATTTGTAGACGCCTGCTATTCATCAGTTATTGCACCTAAAATGCTGATCAACTTCTTAGTTGTGAGGGAAACCATTTCGTTCTCCGCCTGTATAGTGcagcacttgttttttggggtgttCATTACCACAGAAGGATTCTTACTttcagtgatggcctatgaccgtcaCGTGGCCATTGCGAATCCTTTGCTTTATACAACAGCCATGTCTAAGAGAAAGTGTGTAGGGCTGGTCACTGGGTCTTGCATAGGTGGGATGATTAACTCACTGACACATACAATAAGTTTGGGGAGACTGTCTTTCTGTGGACCAAACATTGTCAGCCACTTCTTCTGTGATGTTCCTCCACTGCTAAAGCTGTCATGCTCTGATACCTCCATGAATGAGTTGTTGCTGTTAATCTTCTCTGGAGTCATTGCCATGGCCACCTTCTTGATTGTGATCATTTCCTACATCTTCATCCTTGTTGCTATACTGAGAATCCACTCAGCATCAGGCAGACggaaagccttctccacctgcgcCTCTCACCTGACTGCTGTGACCATATTCTATGGTACCTTGGGCTTTAATTACATTCAGCCAAGTTCCCAGTATTCTGCAGAACAGGAGAAGATAGTTTCTGTGTTCTACACACTGGTGATTCCCATGTTAAACCCATTGATTTACAGTCTGAGAAACAAGGAAGTGAAGGATGCTGTGAAAAGAGTCAtagaaatgaaatactgccccTGTTAA
- the LOC126080244 gene encoding olfactory receptor 1052-like, translated as MIPLSVSITDAPEEELGEDRDLGTFMNIIGSYVEIRPLAEKNLTVVTEFIILGLTDQAVLKIVLWGLFLEIYAITLVGNLGMIFLIHVTPKLHTPMYFFLSCLSFVDACNSSVIAPKMLINFLVVRETISVSTCIVQHLFFGAFVTSEGFLLSVMACDHHVAIANPLLYTTAMSKRKCVGLVVGSCTGGMINSLIHTTSLGRLSFCGSNVVSHFFCDARTLLKLSCSDTSVNELLLLIFSGVIAMTTFLIVIVFYMFILVAILRIRSASGRRKAFSTCTSHLTAVTIFYGTLSFNYIQPSSQYSIEQEKIVSVFYTLVIPMLNPLIYSLRNKEVKDAVKRVIEMKYRPC; from the exons ATGATTCCACTAAGTGTCTCCATCACAGATGCTCCTGAGGAAGAATTGGGAGAAGACAGAGATTTGGGCACTTTTATGAACATCATAGGATCATATGTGGAAATTAGGCCCT TGGCTGAAAAGAATTTGACAGTTGTTACTGAGTTTATTATTTTAGGACTGACGGATCAGGCTGTATTGAAAATTGTGCTTTGGGGGTTGTTCCTGGAGATCTATGCCATTACCTTGGTGGGGAATCTGGGCATGATCTTCTTAATCCACGTCACTCCCAagctccacacacccatgtattttttcctcagctGCCTTTCATTTGTAGATGCCTGTAATTCATCAGTTATTGCACCTAAAATGCTGATCAACTTCTTGGTTGTGAGGGAAACCATTTCGGTCTCCACCTGTATAGTGCAGCATTTGTTTTTTGGGGCGTTCGTTACCTCAGAAGGATTCTTACTTTCAGTGATGGCCTGTGACCATCATGTGGCCATTGCGAATCCTTTGCTTTATACAACAGCCATGTCTAAGAGAAAGTGTGTAGGGTTGGTCGTTGGGTCTTGCACTGGTGGGATGATTAACTCATTGATACATACAACAAGTTTGGGGAGACTGTCTTTCTGTGGATCAAATGTTGTCAGTCACTTCTTCTGTGATGCTCGCACACTGCTAAAGCTGTCATGTTCTGATACCTCCGTGAATGAGTTGCTGCTGTTAATCTTCTCTGGAGTCATTGCCATGACCACCTTCTTGATTGTGATCGTTTTCTACATGTTCATCCTTGTTGCTATACTGAGGATCCGCTCAGCATCAGGCAGACggaaagccttctccacctgcacCTCTCACCTGACTGCTGTGACCATATTCTATGGTACCTTGAGCTTTAATTACATTCAGCCAAGCTCCCAGTATTCTATAGAACAAGAGAAGATAGTTTCTGTGTTCTATACACTGGTGATTCCCATGTTAAACCCATTGATTTATAGTCTGAGAAACAAGGAGGTGAAGGATGCTGTGAAAAGAGTCATAGAAATGAAATACCGCCCCTGTTAA
- the LOC126079868 gene encoding olfactory receptor 5J2-like, which yields MAAENLRVVSEFILLGLTDQAEMKIVLFVFFLVIYAITLAGNLGMIFLIHTTPKLHTPMYFFLSCLSFVDACYSSAIAPQMLRNLLVVKGTISFPACMVQHLCFGVFVTTEGFLLSVMAYDHYVAIVNPLLYTLAMSKRKCVVLVTGSWACGTVNSLIHTISLGRLFFCGPNVVNHFFCDIPSLLKLSWSDTSVNELLLLTFSGAIAMATFLIVIISYVFILVAILRIHSASGRRKAFSTCASHLTAVTIFYGTLSFSYIQPSSQYSVEQEKVVAVFYTLVIPMLNPLIYSLRNKEVHVAVKRAIEMKHLPC from the coding sequence ATGGCTGCAGAGAATTTGAGAGTTGTTAGTGAGTTTATTCTTTTGGGACTGACAGATCAGGCTGAAATGAAAATTGTGCTTTTCGTGTTCTTCCTGGTGATTTATGCCATTACCTTGGCGGGGAATCTGGGCATGATCTTCTTAATCCACACCACTCCCAAGCTCCACACgcccatgtattttttcctcagctGCCTTTCATTTGTAGACGCCTGCTATTCATCTGCAATTGCACCCCAAATGCTGAGAAACCTTCTGGTTGTGAAGGGAACCATTTCTTTCCCTGCTTGCATGGTGCAGCATTTGTGTTTCGGGGTGTTCGTTACCACAGAAGGTTTCTTGCTGtcggtgatggcctatgaccattATGTGGCCATCGTGAACCCTTTGCTTTACACTCTAGCCATGTCTAAGAGAAAGTGCGTAGTATTGGTCACTGGGTCATGGGCATGTGGAACAGTGAACTCATTAATACACACGATAAGCTTGGGCAGACTGTTCTTTTGTGGCCCAAATGTCGtcaaccacttcttctgtgatatCCCCTCACTGCTAAAGCTGTCGTGGTCAGATACCTCTGTGAATGAGTTGTTGCTGTTAACCTTCTCTGGAGCCATTGCCATGGCCACCTTCTTGATTGTGATCATTTCCTATGTGTTCATCCTTGTTGCAATACTGAGGATCCACTCAGCATCAGGCAGACggaaagccttctccacctgtgcctcTCACCTGACTGCTGTGACCATATTCTATGGTACCTTGAGCTTTAGTTACATTCAGCCAAGCTCCCAGTATTCTGTAGAACAGGAAAAGGTGGTTGCTGTGTTCTACACACTAGTGATTCCCATGTTAAATCCATTGatttacagcctgagaaacaAAGAGGTACATGTTGCAGTGAAAAGGGCCATAGAAATGAAACATTTGCCTTGTTGA